The following proteins are co-located in the Polymorphospora rubra genome:
- a CDS encoding glycosyltransferase, with the protein MPESQADTPRPVPAEPSGPGDRTPAEPDHGPGGRIVAPEEIPADARREPFQVVPAEPAAFGPVSAAPELTADRVDGHIGGLLDGREPDAPDQPHRATWHPDSRTLTVRYPDGLAVQVAVQVNTALPAGQPVVVRPNLVVVDGRWAQAGPAGIVLPGDLPVDPAARATAVDRQLAAGWRALHQELHGVLDRPPADPTTRPDATSPPDPATRVGADSRTDPDARPDPAPPRGPDEPTDRAVPPDRIPPDRIPPAPEPAAPREPGDPAGPDRRSTPDRAPEQAGTADRVPLPDLVQPGDVPVLGLDQVGFRDAGPATRELPPPLTPDRVRAILADTTLPDPVVRWTAEHLAVPAPDGSLQPRPAAEIDRILSQLQEEAARLTTPEPAPGVPDGPDPSGARLDELTPSVNFPEQLTRYGADLPGQVHELVDRATDRLRANYPEHVVATRIADLRAVAAQADRLQEVADRTRGVADLPALVTEVRELSRMVDDYGDRYSGWRDFGRDGEPAHPGWRDLHGVDPLNSVEMANRAVSVDPTTHRFHAIDQAVMVAKIGDVLGAGFAQHAITSLDRLVPKDLDSARALLPDALLTDRLRDWIAGPARGGFWSEAGLMFVDPTSGGAPRSISAVAATLVHEGMHLLQPNSALLGQAVRAAAADLPGGRALVDRALADIRLESELAAFSVQQKFLRGLAGHHADGDLATDPRLPRSDDYRNLAGDPPAALEHRVRGDYLIGESETPGRTLVDRYPELAVDATVARADTAIANSTHPIAGERVQGTLHGPLTTRVVERFGIDLAAIQRQQTDQGWPPMRDDPTGSRSDGPVPRATDPDRVEPPDRGGPPVQEERPRPGPTHAVTPMEGTGFVPDGRPGYAPDVTVFELQGATQRLSPDDFAGSVARIQPDGPLVRVQGTDGRTHHFRPEVGRDLPNLAETAVRAGTPDDPHRTVVNNRVAAEQLPRVWVQAITETMQERAATAEHARPQGVLRRAISRIGGFFGRAEPAATPYPNPTGRAQTDPHAAGARPDPAARPAGEPRTQARLGERRLLLRELHESWHPDEQTRLRQEIAAVDRELGRLGHPTSELDPVPAPGAVPDPFGADPGHFVAEPGPPVEPTNDGVWTDPAWRRDGRPPSLDELLPTTDAEATKWAETIRQTVADLFDGREFAGLRLRLDLTDEYSVSVYRNDVTIRADVVDPERGVVGRVVRAFHRDHDGSLYVEHVSLKLSESAQGRGFAGELNRHLENWYHYSGVDRIEIHAASTVGGYAWARAGYDWAPNTEHRADAVLDRLRSELRDVDADLDQLARWTAGDDTVDADRLRQRHRGTGPEEMTADAHRQRAAGQQILDRAAGHRFGSDGYPTPFDISQAGWHDHHGRDATWIGKRALLGADWKGVKPIADGGPRFTRDPAADPAAGRPHSDLPVRPITAAEVPDSQFHGHLRDTPEPETVGRAGRDALDQIRHRLPAGHPLRTTPVEVTTVPAERLPDRAVARSVPVDADGAELPGGRIPPEDGGYRIELSDRAGDHAIARAVAHEVAELAAIRQRADAGLDLSAPDVLRPGEHVDGATLSPHDLGRLAEVEVLADLLDDPATAAHARSELDRLRDHLGLRPDDPGAADRLALIGRHLGDAGRAALRGDGGPPPTRTLRIIAYDGGRGGDLPARLATELGAGGDRVVVRTPGVESRDLGPGARVSGADPIPGVTGPISPLLRLDGQPADADVLIGFGETAGIADVRRDAYPHARIVQVVDTVPDAAHLAVLARADLIVTADPRLATAIRSRLDGLDADRIPPVHLLGPDGAAGLHDAIHGLGDGVARVDEATWRREISLREVVLRTAIAGPSDGTTRVMTVCTEWWSTHGGIPTANRELTEAFGAAGTVAFARVSTVDSSDLSVTSAEPAPGVRVVGVDHVWGVLDAKGRPDTRAMTLLPQNLPAHVDVVVGHSRFGGGAARLLVEQAYPDARYVHVLHTSPEVLDALRGNTAEGLGHAATERVLMSGADVAAGVGPLLGLEAARLGAEAAVPPPDVHRIISDMPRTEGDPPPRPAGRTHFEIAVQGRADDPIKGIEFAARLVPLLVAEGVPVRLTVRGAPDPDAAIAQAEELSRLAGAEVVVKLYTRDTAELLQDLYDADLVMLPSIHEGFGLVASEAARAGVPVVVGEGTGAGLFFGDPEQVPARLGEPATVRDGITVDVLRQLLLDAAGPDGAVDGPAMRRVLDEIDRRRMPVWVDHVGTALRHLPEHRARALELRDHLAESFPLGNAAQRLIAAMRGEAVVDGTGPAAGRSVPRTDGGAGTAAARSSGTAGGTGPTTARPDGGPVRPDGVPGRSAGVPAHPDGGSGRSDDVAARREGTPVRSAASDPRPAAPQPRAGEGGPTAARGKPPPGSGPEHGRPVRSRPLRHRWPGSWPITRTWRGSSGRRRSWPTPWRPGR; encoded by the coding sequence GTGCCGGAGTCGCAGGCGGACACCCCCCGCCCGGTGCCGGCCGAGCCGTCCGGCCCCGGCGACCGCACGCCCGCCGAACCCGACCACGGCCCCGGCGGGCGCATCGTGGCGCCGGAGGAGATTCCGGCGGACGCGCGGCGCGAGCCGTTCCAGGTCGTACCCGCCGAACCGGCGGCGTTCGGGCCGGTCAGCGCCGCGCCGGAGCTGACCGCCGACCGCGTCGACGGGCACATCGGCGGCCTGCTCGACGGGCGGGAACCCGATGCGCCCGACCAGCCGCACCGGGCGACCTGGCACCCGGACAGCCGCACCCTGACCGTGCGTTATCCCGACGGGCTCGCGGTCCAGGTGGCGGTGCAGGTCAACACGGCGCTGCCGGCGGGGCAGCCGGTGGTCGTCCGGCCCAACCTGGTGGTCGTCGACGGGCGGTGGGCGCAGGCCGGCCCGGCCGGCATCGTCCTGCCCGGCGACCTGCCGGTCGATCCGGCCGCCCGGGCCACCGCCGTCGACCGGCAGCTCGCCGCCGGCTGGCGGGCGCTGCACCAGGAACTGCACGGTGTCCTGGACCGCCCACCGGCGGACCCGACGACGCGGCCCGACGCCACCTCACCGCCCGACCCGGCGACCCGCGTCGGGGCGGACTCCCGCACCGATCCCGATGCCCGACCCGACCCGGCCCCGCCCCGCGGCCCGGACGAACCCACCGACCGGGCCGTCCCGCCGGACCGGATTCCACCGGACCGGATCCCGCCGGCGCCGGAGCCGGCGGCGCCACGGGAGCCGGGCGATCCCGCCGGCCCGGACCGGCGGTCCACCCCCGACCGGGCCCCCGAGCAGGCCGGGACCGCCGACAGGGTGCCGCTGCCCGACCTCGTGCAGCCCGGCGACGTACCCGTACTCGGGCTGGACCAGGTCGGTTTCCGCGATGCCGGCCCAGCCACCCGGGAACTGCCGCCGCCGCTCACCCCCGACCGGGTACGGGCGATCCTGGCCGACACCACGCTGCCGGATCCGGTGGTCCGGTGGACCGCCGAACACCTGGCGGTGCCGGCACCCGACGGTTCGCTCCAGCCGAGGCCCGCCGCGGAGATCGACCGAATCCTGAGCCAGCTCCAGGAGGAGGCCGCCCGGCTGACCACCCCCGAGCCGGCGCCGGGCGTCCCCGACGGCCCGGACCCGTCCGGCGCCCGGCTCGACGAGCTCACGCCGAGCGTCAACTTCCCGGAGCAGCTCACCCGCTACGGCGCCGACCTGCCGGGACAGGTTCACGAACTCGTCGACCGGGCCACCGACCGGCTGCGGGCGAACTATCCCGAACACGTCGTCGCCACCCGGATCGCCGACCTGCGCGCGGTCGCCGCCCAGGCCGACCGCCTGCAGGAGGTCGCCGACCGGACCCGGGGCGTCGCGGACCTGCCGGCCCTGGTCACCGAGGTACGCGAACTCAGCCGCATGGTCGACGACTACGGCGACCGCTACTCCGGCTGGCGTGACTTCGGCCGCGACGGCGAACCCGCCCACCCCGGCTGGCGCGACCTGCACGGCGTCGACCCGCTCAACTCCGTCGAGATGGCCAACCGGGCGGTCAGCGTCGACCCGACCACGCACCGGTTCCACGCCATCGACCAGGCCGTCATGGTCGCCAAGATCGGCGACGTGCTGGGTGCCGGCTTCGCGCAGCACGCGATCACCAGCCTGGACCGGCTCGTGCCCAAGGACCTCGACTCGGCCCGTGCCCTGCTGCCCGACGCCCTGCTGACCGACCGGTTGCGGGACTGGATCGCCGGGCCCGCGCGCGGCGGATTCTGGTCCGAGGCCGGTCTCATGTTCGTCGACCCGACGTCCGGCGGAGCGCCCCGGTCGATCAGCGCGGTCGCGGCGACCCTGGTGCACGAGGGCATGCACCTGTTGCAGCCCAACTCGGCACTGCTCGGGCAGGCCGTCCGGGCGGCGGCAGCCGACCTGCCCGGCGGCCGGGCGCTGGTCGACCGGGCACTGGCCGACATCCGCCTGGAGAGCGAGCTCGCCGCGTTCTCCGTACAGCAGAAGTTCCTGCGCGGGCTCGCCGGACACCACGCCGACGGCGACCTCGCGACCGACCCGAGACTGCCGCGCAGCGACGACTACCGGAACCTGGCCGGCGACCCGCCGGCCGCCCTGGAGCACCGGGTCCGCGGCGACTACCTGATCGGCGAGAGCGAGACCCCGGGCCGTACGCTCGTCGACCGGTATCCCGAACTGGCCGTCGACGCGACCGTGGCCCGCGCCGACACCGCCATCGCGAACAGCACCCATCCGATCGCGGGGGAGCGGGTGCAGGGCACCCTCCACGGGCCCCTCACCACGCGGGTGGTCGAGCGGTTCGGCATCGACCTGGCCGCGATCCAGCGGCAGCAGACCGACCAGGGTTGGCCGCCGATGCGCGACGACCCCACCGGATCCCGGTCCGACGGCCCGGTGCCCCGGGCGACGGACCCCGACCGGGTCGAGCCGCCGGACCGGGGCGGCCCGCCCGTCCAGGAGGAACGGCCCCGGCCCGGCCCGACCCACGCCGTCACCCCGATGGAGGGCACCGGCTTCGTGCCCGACGGCCGCCCCGGATACGCCCCGGACGTGACCGTCTTCGAACTCCAGGGCGCCACCCAGCGGCTGTCACCCGACGACTTCGCCGGCTCGGTCGCCCGGATCCAGCCCGACGGCCCGCTGGTCCGGGTGCAGGGCACCGACGGCCGCACGCACCACTTCCGCCCCGAGGTGGGGCGGGACCTGCCGAACCTGGCCGAGACCGCGGTACGGGCCGGCACACCCGACGACCCGCACCGGACGGTCGTCAACAACCGGGTGGCGGCCGAGCAGCTGCCCCGGGTCTGGGTGCAGGCGATCACCGAGACGATGCAGGAACGTGCGGCGACCGCCGAACACGCCCGGCCGCAGGGCGTCCTGCGCCGGGCGATCAGCCGGATCGGCGGGTTCTTCGGCCGCGCCGAGCCGGCCGCCACGCCGTACCCGAATCCGACGGGCCGGGCCCAGACCGACCCCCACGCCGCGGGGGCGCGGCCCGATCCGGCCGCCCGGCCGGCCGGTGAGCCCCGCACCCAGGCCCGGCTCGGCGAGCGCCGCCTCCTGCTGCGCGAGCTGCACGAGTCGTGGCATCCGGACGAGCAGACCCGCCTGCGCCAGGAGATCGCCGCCGTCGACCGGGAGCTGGGCCGGCTCGGCCACCCGACGTCGGAACTCGACCCGGTACCCGCACCCGGCGCGGTTCCGGATCCGTTCGGCGCGGATCCCGGCCACTTCGTGGCGGAACCGGGGCCGCCGGTCGAACCGACCAACGACGGAGTCTGGACCGACCCGGCCTGGCGCCGCGACGGCCGGCCGCCGTCGCTCGACGAACTGCTCCCCACGACCGACGCCGAGGCGACGAAGTGGGCGGAGACGATCCGGCAGACCGTCGCCGACCTGTTCGACGGCCGGGAGTTCGCCGGCCTGCGACTGCGGCTCGACCTGACCGACGAGTACAGCGTCAGCGTCTACCGCAACGATGTCACCATCCGCGCCGACGTCGTGGATCCCGAGCGCGGCGTCGTCGGCCGGGTCGTACGCGCGTTCCACCGCGACCACGACGGCAGCCTGTACGTCGAGCACGTCTCGCTCAAGCTCTCCGAGAGCGCGCAGGGTCGGGGCTTCGCCGGCGAACTCAACCGTCACCTGGAGAACTGGTACCACTACTCCGGCGTCGACCGGATCGAGATCCACGCCGCCTCCACGGTCGGTGGCTACGCCTGGGCCCGGGCCGGATACGACTGGGCGCCGAACACCGAGCACCGGGCCGACGCCGTACTGGACCGGCTGCGCTCCGAGTTGCGCGACGTCGACGCCGACCTGGACCAGTTGGCACGCTGGACGGCCGGCGACGACACCGTCGACGCCGACCGGCTCCGGCAGCGCCACCGCGGCACCGGCCCGGAGGAGATGACCGCCGACGCCCACCGGCAGCGGGCCGCGGGGCAGCAGATCCTCGACCGGGCCGCCGGGCACCGGTTCGGCAGCGACGGCTACCCGACCCCGTTCGACATCAGCCAGGCCGGCTGGCACGACCACCACGGCCGGGACGCCACCTGGATCGGCAAGCGGGCGCTGCTCGGCGCCGACTGGAAGGGCGTCAAGCCGATCGCCGACGGCGGACCGCGATTCACCCGCGACCCGGCCGCCGACCCGGCTGCCGGACGACCGCACTCCGATCTCCCGGTCCGACCGATCACCGCCGCGGAGGTGCCCGACTCGCAGTTCCACGGCCACCTGCGCGACACCCCCGAGCCGGAAACCGTCGGCCGGGCCGGCCGCGACGCCCTCGACCAGATCCGGCACCGGCTGCCGGCCGGCCATCCGCTGCGGACGACGCCGGTCGAGGTGACCACCGTGCCGGCCGAGCGGCTGCCGGACCGGGCGGTCGCCCGCAGCGTGCCGGTCGACGCCGACGGGGCCGAACTGCCCGGCGGCCGGATCCCGCCCGAGGACGGCGGATACCGCATCGAGCTGTCCGACCGGGCCGGTGACCATGCGATCGCCCGTGCCGTGGCCCATGAGGTCGCCGAACTCGCGGCTATCCGGCAGCGGGCCGACGCCGGTCTCGACCTGTCGGCGCCGGACGTCCTGCGCCCCGGCGAACACGTCGACGGGGCCACCCTCAGCCCACACGACCTCGGCCGGCTGGCCGAGGTCGAGGTGCTCGCCGACCTGCTCGACGACCCCGCGACGGCGGCGCACGCCCGCTCCGAACTGGACCGGCTGCGCGACCACCTCGGGCTGCGCCCCGACGACCCCGGCGCCGCCGACCGCCTCGCGCTGATCGGCCGGCACCTCGGCGACGCCGGCCGGGCCGCGCTGCGCGGCGACGGCGGGCCGCCGCCGACCCGTACCCTGCGGATCATCGCCTACGACGGCGGGCGGGGCGGCGACCTGCCGGCCCGGCTGGCGACCGAACTCGGCGCCGGCGGCGACCGGGTCGTCGTCCGTACGCCCGGCGTGGAGTCGCGCGACCTCGGCCCGGGGGCACGGGTGTCCGGGGCCGACCCGATTCCGGGCGTCACCGGGCCGATCAGCCCGCTGCTGCGGCTGGACGGGCAGCCCGCCGACGCCGACGTGCTGATCGGCTTCGGCGAGACGGCCGGTATCGCCGACGTGCGCCGGGACGCGTACCCGCACGCCCGGATCGTGCAGGTGGTCGACACCGTGCCGGACGCCGCGCACCTGGCGGTGCTCGCCCGGGCCGACCTGATCGTGACCGCCGACCCGCGACTCGCCACGGCGATCCGGTCCCGGCTCGACGGCCTCGACGCCGACCGGATCCCGCCGGTGCACCTGCTCGGGCCGGACGGGGCCGCCGGCCTGCACGACGCCATCCACGGGCTCGGCGACGGCGTCGCCCGGGTCGACGAGGCCACCTGGCGGCGGGAGATCTCGCTGCGCGAGGTCGTGCTGCGCACCGCCATCGCCGGTCCCTCCGACGGGACGACCCGGGTGATGACCGTCTGCACCGAGTGGTGGTCCACCCACGGCGGCATTCCGACCGCGAACCGCGAGCTGACCGAGGCGTTCGGCGCCGCCGGCACCGTCGCCTTCGCCCGGGTGTCCACCGTGGACTCCAGCGATCTCTCGGTCACCTCGGCCGAACCCGCCCCCGGCGTACGCGTCGTCGGCGTCGACCACGTCTGGGGTGTGCTCGACGCCAAGGGGAGGCCGGACACCCGGGCCATGACCCTGCTGCCGCAGAACCTTCCGGCCCACGTCGACGTCGTCGTCGGGCACTCCCGGTTCGGCGGCGGCGCGGCGCGGCTGCTGGTCGAGCAGGCCTATCCCGACGCCCGGTACGTCCACGTGCTGCACACCTCGCCGGAGGTCCTCGACGCGCTGCGCGGCAACACCGCCGAGGGGCTCGGGCACGCCGCCACCGAGCGGGTTTTGATGTCCGGCGCGGACGTGGCCGCCGGGGTCGGCCCGCTGCTCGGACTGGAGGCCGCCCGGCTCGGCGCCGAAGCGGCGGTGCCCCCGCCGGACGTGCACCGGATCATCTCCGACATGCCGCGCACCGAGGGCGACCCGCCGCCCCGTCCGGCCGGGCGTACGCACTTCGAGATCGCGGTCCAGGGCCGGGCCGACGACCCGATCAAAGGCATCGAGTTCGCCGCCCGGCTGGTGCCGCTGCTGGTCGCGGAGGGCGTTCCGGTCCGGTTGACCGTACGCGGCGCACCGGACCCGGATGCGGCGATCGCGCAGGCCGAGGAGCTGTCCCGGCTCGCCGGCGCCGAGGTGGTCGTCAAGCTGTACACCCGTGACACGGCAGAACTGCTCCAGGACCTGTACGACGCCGACCTGGTGATGCTGCCGTCGATCCACGAGGGCTTCGGGCTGGTCGCCAGCGAGGCGGCCCGCGCCGGCGTACCGGTCGTCGTCGGCGAGGGCACCGGCGCCGGCCTCTTCTTCGGCGACCCGGAACAGGTGCCGGCGCGGCTCGGCGAGCCGGCGACCGTACGCGACGGGATCACCGTCGACGTGCTGCGGCAGCTGCTGCTCGACGCCGCCGGGCCGGACGGCGCGGTGGACGGCCCGGCGATGCGACGGGTACTCGACGAGATCGACCGGCGCCGGATGCCGGTCTGGGTCGACCACGTCGGCACGGCGCTGCGGCATCTGCCCGAGCACCGGGCCCGGGCGCTGGAACTGCGCGACCACCTGGCCGAGTCGTTCCCGCTGGGCAACGCCGCGCAGCGGCTGATCGCCGCGATGCGCGGCGAGGCGGTGGTCGACGGGACCGGTCCGGCCGCGGGTCGGTCGGTGCCGCGTACCGACGGCGGCGCCGGGACGGCCGCCGCCCGCAGCTCCGGGACGGCCGGCGGCACCGGTCCGACCACGGCCCGGCCGGACGGCGGCCCGGTTCGCCCCGACGGCGTGCCGGGACGGTCCGCGGGGGTGCCGGCCCACCCGGACGGCGGGTCGGGACGGTCGGACGACGTGGCGGCGCGGCGGGAGGGGACGCCGGTCAGGTCGGCGGCTTCCGATCCGCGGCCGGCGGCCCCGCAGCCGCGGGCCGGGGAGGGCGGGCCGACGGCCGCGCGGGGGAAACCACCGCCGGGGAGCGGCCCGGAGCACGGTCGGCCGGTCCGGAGCCGGCCGCTGCGACACCGTTGGCCCGGATCCTGGCCGATCACCCGGACCTGGCGCGGCTCGTCGGGTCGTCGCCGGAGCTGGCCCACTCCCTGGCGGCCCGGCCGCTGA
- a CDS encoding SMI1/KNR4 family protein: protein MAIAGTRHAFQVRRPGSSMLRVRYRAGVPVDPYGFPDWTPYARAVVRLPDVPDGLGLDEARVLGVLTANRVLAGSGDPLWPAGSTADGPVATPAGWTWAFLARTRLVALVPVELHASFRHLGGISTLTAPRRGLGLPGTTGGPPRIGRSARLADDALAVVRERLGQALPADYREFLAHTNGGWPVRPAVHPGFGFVVDQPMLGVARGDWLHDLVYVNSLDAELLPGHLAIGYVQGGLVALRAADGSVWYLDDDDHRDTDDDHPARLLHRCADDFTTFWQALREPPAALTGRAEADVRAGAAALHPAPGIGTALPPARRGPLTGEPAA from the coding sequence ATGGCCATCGCCGGCACCCGGCACGCGTTCCAGGTCCGTCGACCCGGTTCGTCGATGCTGCGCGTGCGCTACCGGGCGGGCGTGCCGGTCGATCCGTACGGCTTCCCGGACTGGACGCCGTACGCCCGCGCCGTGGTGCGGCTGCCGGACGTACCGGACGGGCTGGGGCTGGACGAGGCGCGCGTGCTGGGGGTGCTGACCGCGAACCGGGTGCTGGCCGGCAGCGGTGACCCGCTGTGGCCGGCCGGGTCGACAGCGGACGGACCGGTCGCCACCCCGGCCGGCTGGACCTGGGCCTTCCTGGCCCGGACCCGGCTGGTCGCGTTGGTACCGGTCGAACTGCACGCGTCGTTCCGGCACCTCGGCGGGATCAGCACGCTGACCGCCCCGCGTCGCGGCCTGGGGCTGCCCGGCACCACCGGCGGCCCGCCCCGGATCGGCCGGTCCGCCCGGCTCGCCGACGATGCGCTCGCCGTCGTGCGGGAGCGTCTCGGGCAGGCGTTGCCGGCCGACTACCGCGAGTTCCTCGCCCACACCAACGGCGGCTGGCCGGTGCGGCCCGCCGTGCACCCGGGGTTCGGGTTCGTCGTCGACCAGCCGATGCTGGGGGTGGCCCGGGGAGACTGGCTGCACGACCTGGTCTACGTCAACTCGCTCGACGCCGAACTCCTCCCCGGTCACCTCGCCATCGGCTACGTCCAGGGTGGACTGGTCGCGCTCCGGGCGGCGGACGGCTCGGTGTGGTATCTCGACGACGACGACCACCGGGACACCGACGACGACCACCCGGCCCGGCTGCTGCACCGCTGCGCCGACGACTTCACCACCTTCTGGCAGGCGCTGCGGGAACCGCCGGCGGCCCTGACCGGCCGCGCCGAAGCCGACGTACGCGCCGGTGCCGCCGCCCTGCACCCGGCACCCGGCATCGGGACGGCGTTGCCGCCCGCCCGCCGGGGCCCGCTGACCGGGGAGCCGGCCGCGTGA
- a CDS encoding SseB family protein — MTGWQPANDSEREMARALAAGDRAGFFRVVADTALYLPQSSTARDEPGAQTFVTADLFGQTFLPVFTSIESMLPQVTGIADAYTVTDYTELREKWPSPAWRLAVNPGTPLDAYVAVETVEEAAAGRATVPDAAEALQGVAEEDALAEMDAADRISAERHLDTPEGLLADFGAATAATAGPVPDTDALLRAAGARGDTDAFIEALLDAMVHLPTTGPVDDPARVLDADFPWRVVDHDDEPAIEVFTSERLMTGARPARVPYLTVTLVSLLTVWPEGHLLLVNPDTDLSVTVPADQVPALLLFPDQAPTS, encoded by the coding sequence GTGACCGGATGGCAGCCCGCGAACGACAGCGAACGGGAGATGGCGCGCGCCCTCGCCGCCGGCGACCGGGCCGGTTTCTTCCGGGTCGTCGCCGACACCGCGCTCTATCTGCCGCAGAGTTCCACGGCCCGCGACGAACCCGGCGCGCAGACCTTCGTCACCGCAGACCTCTTCGGGCAGACGTTCCTGCCCGTCTTCACCTCGATCGAGTCGATGCTGCCGCAGGTGACCGGCATCGCCGACGCCTACACCGTCACCGACTACACCGAACTGCGCGAGAAGTGGCCGTCGCCGGCGTGGCGGCTCGCCGTCAACCCGGGCACGCCGCTGGACGCGTACGTCGCCGTCGAGACGGTCGAGGAGGCCGCGGCGGGCCGGGCGACCGTACCCGACGCGGCCGAGGCGCTGCAGGGCGTGGCCGAGGAGGACGCCCTCGCCGAGATGGACGCCGCCGACCGGATCTCCGCCGAACGCCACCTGGACACCCCCGAGGGCCTGCTCGCCGACTTCGGGGCGGCGACGGCCGCCACCGCCGGCCCTGTACCGGACACCGACGCGCTGCTGCGGGCGGCCGGCGCCCGCGGTGACACCGACGCCTTCATCGAGGCGCTGCTCGACGCGATGGTGCACCTGCCGACCACCGGCCCGGTCGACGATCCGGCCCGCGTCCTCGACGCCGACTTCCCGTGGCGGGTGGTCGACCACGACGACGAGCCGGCGATCGAGGTGTTCACCTCCGAGCGGCTCATGACCGGGGCCCGCCCGGCCCGCGTCCCGTACCTCACGGTGACGCTGGTGTCGCTGCTCACGGTGTGGCCGGAGGGACACCTGCTGCTGGTCAACCCGGACACCGACCTTTCGGTCACGGTACCGGCCGACCAGGTGCCGGCCCTGCTGCTCTTTCCCGACCAGGCCCCGACGAGCTGA
- a CDS encoding S8 family serine peptidase, whose protein sequence is MFRIPGDRTGRFRRAGLAGVLAGTVLAGPAVAAPPATGPQRAPLRPAAVPVPAAPPPVARAPQNCAEPGQPVTEVPWAQLALTPERVWPFTTGAGTTVAVLSSGVDAGHPQLRGRVAAGLDAVAGSGPADDDCLGLGTQVAGLIAARQTDSQGFAGLAPGARILPVRVLDDAGFGRPQVDPAVLARGIGWAVDQRVAVIAVPIPVYEDAAAVRAAVTRAVQAGIVVVAAAGDEGGADAANPTPFPAGYEGVLGVGAIGPTGARWDDSQHGPYVDLVAPGDQILTLQRGSGLTGASGTGLATGFVAATAALVRNKRGALDPGQIERLILGTAVPAPAGPGFGRGIVNPYAAVNDMLAGGGPAALPGLTPSEPVTDAAWLRSRDVAVVGALGAVLLVVLVWAGAVALPRARRRSWRAAVAPPTPRGGEPVEPGPPIQLFDGSPTGPR, encoded by the coding sequence GTGTTTCGCATACCCGGTGACCGGACCGGCCGGTTCCGGCGGGCCGGTCTCGCCGGCGTCCTGGCCGGCACCGTCCTCGCCGGACCGGCCGTCGCCGCGCCACCGGCCACCGGGCCGCAGCGGGCCCCCCTGCGGCCGGCCGCCGTGCCGGTGCCGGCCGCGCCACCGCCCGTCGCGCGGGCGCCGCAGAACTGCGCCGAGCCGGGACAGCCGGTCACCGAGGTGCCCTGGGCACAACTGGCACTGACCCCGGAACGGGTCTGGCCGTTCACGACCGGAGCCGGCACGACGGTGGCCGTCCTGTCGTCCGGGGTCGACGCCGGCCATCCGCAGCTGCGCGGCCGGGTCGCCGCCGGCCTCGACGCCGTCGCCGGCAGTGGCCCGGCCGACGACGACTGCCTCGGACTCGGCACGCAGGTCGCCGGGCTGATCGCCGCCCGGCAGACCGACTCGCAGGGCTTCGCCGGGCTCGCCCCGGGCGCCCGGATCCTGCCCGTACGCGTCCTGGACGACGCCGGATTCGGCCGGCCGCAGGTCGACCCCGCGGTGCTGGCGCGCGGCATCGGCTGGGCCGTCGACCAGCGCGTCGCGGTGATCGCGGTCCCGATTCCGGTGTACGAGGACGCCGCCGCGGTCCGGGCCGCGGTGACCCGTGCCGTACAGGCCGGGATCGTGGTCGTCGCCGCGGCGGGTGACGAGGGCGGCGCCGACGCGGCGAACCCGACGCCGTTCCCCGCCGGCTACGAGGGCGTACTCGGCGTCGGCGCGATCGGGCCCACCGGCGCCCGTTGGGACGACTCCCAGCACGGCCCGTACGTCGACCTCGTCGCCCCCGGCGACCAGATCCTGACCCTCCAGCGGGGCAGCGGCCTGACCGGCGCCAGCGGCACCGGGCTCGCCACCGGGTTCGTGGCGGCGACGGCGGCGCTGGTCCGCAACAAGCGTGGTGCGCTCGATCCCGGGCAGATCGAGCGGCTCATCCTCGGCACGGCGGTGCCGGCCCCGGCCGGCCCCGGTTTCGGCCGGGGGATCGTCAACCCGTACGCCGCCGTGAACGACATGCTGGCCGGCGGCGGCCCCGCCGCGCTGCCCGGCCTGACCCCGTCGGAGCCGGTGACCGATGCCGCGTGGCTGCGCAGCCGCGACGTCGCCGTGGTCGGCGCACTGGGTGCGGTGCTGCTCGTCGTGCTGGTGTGGGCCGGCGCGGTGGCGCTGCCGCGGGCCCGGCGCCGGTCGTGGCGGGCGGCGGTGGCGCCGCCCACCCCCCGCGGTGGCGAGCCCGTCGAGCCCGGTCCTCCGATTCAGCTCTTCGACGGGTCGCCGACCGGCCCGCGCTGA